A genomic segment from Actinomycetota bacterium encodes:
- a CDS encoding metallopeptidase family protein: MREDIGRDDFRELVEEALEGFPSDFRKLLENLAVVVEDIASPRDARLAGVDHPMQLLGLYVGVPYTQWGRERYARPPDVIRIYRLPILAALRPGEDVRDRVRRVVLHELGHRAGMGEERLRELGMY; this comes from the coding sequence ATGAGGGAAGATATCGGCCGCGACGATTTTCGCGAACTGGTAGAGGAAGCCCTGGAAGGGTTTCCCTCCGATTTCAGGAAACTCCTGGAAAACCTGGCCGTGGTGGTCGAGGACATCGCCTCGCCCCGGGACGCCCGCCTGGCCGGCGTGGACCACCCCATGCAGCTCCTGGGATTGTACGTGGGGGTGCCGTACACGCAGTGGGGCAGGGAGCGCTACGCGCGCCCGCCCGACGTGATCAGGATCTACCGGCTTCCCATCCTGGCCGCGTTGCGGCCCGGGGAAGACGTGCGGGATAGGGTCCGCCGCGTGGTCCTGCACGAGCTGGGGCACCGCGCCGGGATGGGGGAGGAGCGCCTGCGCGAGCTGGGCATGTATTGA
- a CDS encoding 3-hydroxyacyl-ACP dehydratase, translating into MAVAGLDIGSRTIGFVAMDGGEVLTSEVVDTTFDPLEQCRRLLAQHEYDLLVATGYGRHLAQANFADRVITEIKAFALGCYHIFPDVRTILDIGGQDTKAISVGPGGKVVDFQMNDRCAAGTGKFLEVMAAALGLSLEEMGKTALQAEGEVKISSMCTVFAESEVTGLIARGTPRPLIARGLHEAICDRASALLKRVGVQRELVFAGGVANNPCLRALLEERLGLPLLVPENPQLVGALGAALSAFADN; encoded by the coding sequence ATGGCCGTAGCCGGACTGGACATAGGATCGCGCACCATCGGCTTCGTTGCGATGGACGGCGGCGAGGTCCTCACAAGCGAGGTGGTTGACACCACCTTCGATCCCCTGGAGCAGTGCCGGCGCCTGCTGGCGCAACACGAGTACGACCTCCTGGTAGCCACCGGTTACGGCCGGCACCTGGCCCAGGCCAATTTCGCGGACAGGGTGATCACCGAGATCAAGGCCTTCGCCCTGGGTTGTTACCATATTTTTCCTGATGTGCGCACCATACTGGACATAGGTGGGCAGGACACCAAGGCCATCTCCGTGGGACCGGGCGGCAAGGTCGTGGACTTCCAGATGAACGACCGCTGCGCCGCGGGGACGGGGAAATTCCTCGAGGTCATGGCCGCCGCCCTGGGCCTGTCGCTCGAGGAGATGGGGAAGACCGCGCTGCAGGCGGAGGGAGAGGTGAAGATCTCCAGCATGTGCACCGTCTTCGCGGAATCGGAGGTCACCGGCCTCATCGCCCGCGGCACCCCGCGCCCCCTCATCGCCCGCGGCCTGCACGAGGCCATATGCGACCGCGCCTCCGCCCTGCTCAAGAGGGTGGGCGTGCAGCGGGAACTGGTTTTCGCCGGCGGGGTGGCCAACAACCCCTGCCTGCGTGCCCTGCTGGAAGAGAGGCTGGGCCTGCCGCTGCTGGTGCCCGAAAACCCGCAGCTGGTGGGGGCGCTGGGAGCGGCTCTCTCCGCCTTCGCCGACAACTGA
- a CDS encoding 2-hydroxyacyl-CoA dehydratase produces the protein MADYREMWEKLGLDLAAHDGLLEVLPPLYQESILGQENRPEGMQYFDFVFSEVHGLRIKELVDHRAAGGIVVGTFCTYVPEELILAAGGVCVGLCAGAQVAEEAAEQYLPRNLCALIKSSLGFKLAKVCPYIESCDLLVGETTCDGKKKYYEILDQFQPVHTMELPQRKDEADRRLWREEVRRLAARLEEVAGKKIDEESLRNAARVINEKRKALLRLAELRKCDPPVISGRDALLINQIAFYDDPVRLAEKVNALCDELEERRDQGISIGGSHRPRILLSGCPMAIPNWKVPTIIETSGGLVAMDEMCTGIRYFRHLVDEAAADLEGMLDAIADRYLEIDCAVFTPNRERLEHIRELVRDYDIDAVIYYALQFCDPYTVEAFRVQQELEKERVPFLYLETDYSSEDVGQLTTRVQALIEMVETKRPV, from the coding sequence ATGGCAGACTACCGTGAGATGTGGGAGAAGCTGGGCTTGGACCTCGCCGCCCACGACGGGCTCCTGGAGGTACTGCCGCCCCTTTACCAGGAATCCATCCTGGGCCAGGAGAACCGCCCCGAGGGGATGCAGTACTTCGACTTCGTCTTCTCGGAGGTGCACGGCCTGCGCATCAAGGAGCTCGTGGACCACCGCGCGGCCGGGGGCATCGTGGTGGGCACCTTCTGCACCTACGTGCCCGAGGAACTGATCCTCGCCGCGGGTGGCGTCTGCGTGGGCCTCTGTGCCGGGGCGCAGGTGGCGGAGGAAGCGGCGGAGCAGTACCTCCCGCGCAACCTCTGCGCCCTCATCAAGTCCTCCCTGGGCTTCAAGCTGGCCAAGGTATGCCCGTACATAGAATCCTGCGACCTGCTGGTGGGCGAGACCACCTGCGACGGCAAGAAGAAATACTACGAGATACTCGACCAGTTCCAGCCGGTGCATACCATGGAGCTGCCGCAGCGCAAGGACGAGGCAGACCGCCGCCTCTGGCGCGAGGAGGTCCGGAGGCTGGCGGCGCGCCTAGAGGAGGTCGCGGGTAAAAAGATCGACGAGGAGTCGCTGCGTAACGCAGCGCGCGTGATCAACGAAAAGCGCAAGGCCCTGCTGCGCCTCGCCGAGCTGCGCAAGTGCGACCCGCCGGTGATCTCCGGCAGGGACGCGCTCCTCATCAACCAGATCGCCTTCTACGACGACCCGGTGCGCCTGGCGGAGAAGGTCAACGCCCTCTGCGACGAGCTGGAGGAGAGAAGGGACCAGGGCATCTCCATCGGCGGCTCTCACCGCCCGCGCATCCTCCTCTCCGGCTGCCCCATGGCCATCCCGAACTGGAAGGTGCCCACCATCATAGAGACCTCCGGGGGGCTGGTGGCCATGGACGAGATGTGCACCGGCATACGCTATTTCCGCCACCTCGTGGACGAGGCCGCCGCGGACCTGGAGGGGATGCTGGACGCCATCGCGGACCGCTACCTCGAGATAGACTGCGCGGTCTTCACCCCCAACCGTGAGAGGCTGGAACACATCCGGGAGCTGGTGCGCGACTACGACATAGACGCCGTTATCTATTACGCGCTGCAGTTCTGCGATCCCTACACGGTGGAGGCCTTCCGCGTGCAGCAGGAGCTGGAGAAGGAACGCGTACCCTTCCTCTACCTGGAAACCGACTACAGCTCCGAGGACGTGGGGCAGCTCACCACCCGGGTGCAGGCGCTCATCGAGATGGTGGAGACGAAAAGGCCGGTATGA
- a CDS encoding DUF3343 domain-containing protein: MNDFNCYVVLFHSTHHALSAEKVLKHMGIGYAVINTPREFSVDCGISLRINPADAAGIREALEAAGVAVAGVEPYRSRWAGGAGGEPAGEREEREDKEVG; the protein is encoded by the coding sequence ATGAATGATTTTAACTGTTACGTGGTGCTCTTCCACTCTACACACCATGCCCTGAGCGCCGAGAAGGTGCTCAAACACATGGGCATCGGGTATGCGGTCATAAACACACCGCGCGAGTTCAGCGTCGATTGCGGCATCTCCCTGCGCATAAATCCCGCCGACGCCGCCGGAATACGGGAGGCCCTCGAGGCGGCGGGAGTAGCGGTTGCCGGGGTCGAGCCCTACCGCAGCCGCTGGGCGGGAGGAGCGGGAGGGGAGCCCGCCGGTGAACGGGAAGAGCGCGAGGACAAAGAGGTCGGGTGA
- a CDS encoding helix-turn-helix transcriptional regulator, whose translation MEEIGARLREVRNARKLSIRKVSEATGFSVSFLSRLETGKSSITVKNLLKLLQYYGVTLADIFSDAAGRKITFRREDRKRVDSPGEVTLELLVDEPGIAMESLLGTFQARAKYKDRIEHGGEEFAMVLKGEFRFELGDTAHHLREGDCVYFQGELPHNWENLTDGEGCLLMVMTPPSV comes from the coding sequence ATGGAGGAGATCGGTGCCAGGCTGCGTGAAGTGAGGAACGCCAGGAAGCTTTCCATCCGCAAGGTCTCCGAGGCCACCGGTTTCTCCGTCTCCTTCTTGAGCAGGCTGGAGACGGGCAAGAGCAGCATCACCGTCAAGAATCTCCTGAAGCTGCTGCAGTATTACGGGGTGACCCTCGCGGACATCTTTTCGGATGCGGCCGGGAGGAAAATTACCTTTCGCAGGGAGGACAGGAAGAGAGTCGACAGCCCCGGCGAAGTGACCCTGGAACTGCTCGTAGACGAGCCCGGCATCGCCATGGAAAGCCTGCTGGGCACCTTCCAGGCGCGCGCCAAATACAAGGATCGTATAGAGCACGGAGGTGAGGAGTTCGCCATGGTGCTCAAGGGCGAATTCCGCTTCGAGCTCGGCGATACTGCTCACCACCTCAGGGAGGGGGATTGCGTCTATTTCCAGGGCGAGCTGCCGCACAATTGGGAGAACCTCACGGACGGGGAGGGATGCCTGCTCATGGTCATGACTCCCCCGAGCGTATGA
- the heR gene encoding heliorhodopsin HeR: MAEEIVAESTGAGAAEEPYRKLRIYNGVMAVFHLVQGLLMLALSNDFSLPVTTNYLKADPADFSGPSMPSVVGHLRIGPLVAAFLFMSALAHFLLTLPRIYEWYVRNLKKGANYARWVEYSFSASLMIVIIAMLSGVYDLSTLILLFFMNMMMILFGWMMELHNQSTEKTNWTSFYFGCLAGIIPWVVIALYFFSAVSRPEAGVPTFVYFILPILFVFFNCFAVNMVLQYRKVGKWRDYLFGEKVYILLSLLAKSALAWQVFGGTLRGS, translated from the coding sequence ATGGCGGAGGAGATAGTCGCCGAGAGCACCGGTGCGGGAGCAGCGGAGGAACCTTACAGGAAGCTCCGTATCTACAACGGGGTGATGGCCGTTTTCCACCTCGTGCAGGGTTTGCTCATGCTCGCCCTTAGCAACGATTTCTCGCTGCCGGTGACCACCAACTACCTAAAGGCCGACCCGGCGGATTTCAGCGGGCCGAGCATGCCCAGCGTGGTGGGCCACCTGAGGATCGGGCCCCTGGTGGCCGCCTTCCTCTTCATGAGCGCCCTGGCTCATTTCCTGCTCACCCTGCCGCGCATCTACGAGTGGTACGTGCGCAACCTGAAGAAGGGGGCAAACTACGCCCGCTGGGTGGAATATTCTTTCAGCGCCTCGCTCATGATCGTGATCATCGCCATGCTCTCCGGCGTCTACGACCTGAGCACCCTAATCCTCCTCTTCTTCATGAACATGATGATGATCCTCTTCGGGTGGATGATGGAGCTGCACAACCAGAGCACCGAGAAGACCAACTGGACTTCCTTCTACTTCGGCTGCCTGGCGGGGATCATCCCCTGGGTGGTGATCGCCCTCTACTTCTTCTCCGCGGTGTCCCGCCCGGAAGCCGGGGTGCCTACCTTCGTCTATTTCATCCTCCCCATCCTCTTCGTCTTCTTCAACTGCTTCGCCGTCAACATGGTCCTGCAGTACAGGAAGGTGGGTAAGTGGCGGGATTATCTCTTCGGCGAGAAGGTCTACATCCTGCTCAGCCTGCTGGCCAAGTCCGCCCTGGCCTGGCAGGTCTTCGGCGGCACTCTGCGCGGGTCGTGA